CCGGAGAGTCGGGCTTTGCCTTCAGCACCGCGAGAATCGCGGCGGTGAGCACGTCGTAGTCGGCGGTGTCCTTGTCGAATCCTTGATTGCCACTGGTGAGCACTGTGGCAAGCGAGGTCGTGCCTTCAGCAGCATTCGCGGACGGCGCTGCTGCCACCAGCCCCAGCGAAATCAGGGCTGCTGCTGCCGTGGCCGTGCGGCGGGCGAGACGGTTGCGGTTCATCGGCGAGTCCTTTGTCCTTGGCCACCCCTCGTGGGTGGCAGTACAGCAGATTCGGCGGGCGACCCCGGCTTGGATGCAGATCAATGAATGTATTTTTCCTGCATCCACGGAGGGGGCTTGGAGAGATGAGGAGGTAGCAGCAGGCTTGCTGGCCGGCTGGCTGGCTGGCGCACGGGATCGGCGAAGGAGGTGGCGGCGCGATGACGCATACTGTGCTCGACCGCTGCGCCCGTGGGGCACTGGACATCGGGGAGGGGCCCGTGACGAGCGACGCTGATGAGCTGATCGCAGGTCGATTTGCCGCCGGTGACGACGAAGCGCTCGCCGAGGCCTACCAGCGTTGGTCACCACTTGTGAACACCATTGCCTTGCGTGGAACCGGAAGCCAGGCCGATGCGGCCGACATCACCCAGGCGGTCTTCGTCAGCGCCTGGCGAGGACGTCAGGGATTCGATGCATCCCGCGGTTCGCTTGCCGGCTGGCTCCTGACGATCACCCGCCGCCGGATTGCTGACCACTGGGAGAGCAGCAGCCGCGATGCCCGAAAGGTCCAGGCGCTTGCGGCCACCGAGCGCGAGGAGCCGACAGTGGAGAGCACCGGAGCCTTGATCGATCGCCTGCTGCTGGCCGATGAGCTCGCCCGCTTGGGCGACCCGCAGCGGGGCATCATGGAACTCGCGTTCTTCCAGGACCTCACTCATGCACAGATTGCCGCAGCACTCGACTTGCCCCTGGGTACGGTCAAGAGCCAT
This window of the Actinomycetota bacterium genome carries:
- a CDS encoding sigma-70 family RNA polymerase sigma factor; protein product: MTSDADELIAGRFAAGDDEALAEAYQRWSPLVNTIALRGTGSQADAADITQAVFVSAWRGRQGFDASRGSLAGWLLTITRRRIADHWESSSRDARKVQALAATEREEPTVESTGALIDRLLLADELARLGDPQRGIMELAFFQDLTHAQIAAALDLPLGTVKSHIRRSLDRLRVRLEVDGGAR